A window of the Helianthus annuus cultivar XRQ/B chromosome 4, HanXRQr2.0-SUNRISE, whole genome shotgun sequence genome harbors these coding sequences:
- the LOC110934814 gene encoding cold shock domain-containing protein 3-like — protein sequence MEKIPAKGSEKKETHVESTSGGKRKFSHSNKGMRVNNNDGTNANKRREVNPPRGGKAFTATNETRGKGYLGTLPKCDKCKYHHEGRCAKCDKCGRIGHYKETCWVGRGKGNTNRGGNGNNNQGRNDNENGTGNRNGNNNGNGNGAGKGQGCYNCGDNGHYRKDCPKENQARGRAFVIGARDARQDPNVVTGN from the coding sequence ATGGAGAAGATTCCTGCGAAGGGTTCGgaaaagaaagagactcacgtagagtctaCTAGTGGTGGAAAGCGAAAATTTTCACACTCCAACAAGGGTATGCGTGTGAACAACAACGACGGCACCAATGCTAACAAACGAAGGGAAGTAAACCCACCAAGAGGTGGCAAGGCTTTCACAGCAACCAACGAAACTAGGGGTAAAGGCTATTTAGGCACCCTGCCTAAATGCGACAAGTGTAAGTATCATCATGAGGGCCGTTGTGCAAAGTGTGATAAATGCGGTAGGATAGGCCACTATAAGGAAACATGCTGGGTAGGAAGGGGAAAAGGAAACACAAACCGTGGAGGAAATGGTAACAACAATCAAGGTAGAAATGACAACGAGAATGGAACTGGAAACAGAAAtggaaacaacaatggcaacggaAATGGAGCTGGAAAGGGGCAAGGATGCTACAACTGTGGTGACAACGGGCATTATAGGAAGGATTGCCCTAAGGAAAACCAGGCTCGTGGGAGAGCTTTTGTGATCGGAGCCCGAGATGCACGACAGGACCCGAACGttgttacgg